The following nucleotide sequence is from Aedes aegypti strain LVP_AGWG chromosome 3, AaegL5.0 Primary Assembly, whole genome shotgun sequence.
GAAACATGAGGAGCTTGGACTATCGAATTAAAAAGTCAGTGGAGATCACCAAAGCTGTACGTCATGACATACTAGGCATGGATGCAATGGACGTCGACAAGGTGGAGGCATTCGAGGAAAtcatcaatcagttgaaagaaaaattcaaagatgccaaaatgtagaaattGGGTATACTTTGTTTACTATGTTGAGGCCTAAACATTGTAGGCTTATAGCACAGGAATTCACAATGTATGTGTGTGCACATACCACGAAAATGTTAAATGAATGCAGTTTAGGAATTGTCTCTCAggcagaaatttgtgaaaaactgttatgcgattttttagtaagaacgactgattgtttttttttcgagaatgtgaaaagtgtaattccaaagaaaatattacaggagaactaatctcgcttttagaggaaagcgacaaataagatgtagtttttcagcaatggctcaccaccgatcgctgtaatttagaaactataataaagcctgttgaagaatttgttacgtatttcgtggagaaagttgataagctaataactcatgattttatttgcaaagaacagtcttcttttctacgaaacaaaaaaaactccttaaaacaaggtgaaatactggtaattagcgacttttctgaaaattatagttttatcatacaaaacgctgctcaaggatatcactggaataattcccaagcaacgatacacccattcgagatttaccataaaaaagagtgttgacccatgatacagtagcagttcagctatttatttcaaaattgataaattttgttaaacaaaaaataaatttctcaaaagttatttttatgtcagatagtgctgcagctcattataaaaataaaaaaaaaattgccagcttatgtaattttaagaaaatatatggattggaagcaTAATGGCACTTTTTTTGCcgcatcccacggcaaaggcccctgtgacgctattggtggcactctcaagcgaatggcaaaaagagcaagtcttgcaaaagactatggaaacacaatcgcaactccacgagaactattcgactgggcagtgaaacaaactgatacatgtatcaccaaataaatttctgttatatatctaatgaacagtatgttaaaatgtcagaggaattgatggaattgtttgataaggttaaaactgtccctggtacccaaaaatatcattgttttatgcctattagtgatacacaaattgcagtcaaacggtataccaattcagaggatgaaccataaatattcaatttattcagtaaagcccaaaaataatgtaaatgttcatgtgcagatactacgttttaggatatatagcaataataaaaataatgatgcatgataaaaaaaaccacgacttttatttttataagcataatattgaccctttccagacacctgttaagattggctttgaccaaataagaaataaaatattattgtgatatcatTCCAACCAtcaaaaacccatcggattgttagacggagttcattttctcataagcggtttggtgcgagatcaattgtatttaattaaaaaaaaaaactctataattccgttttatttcttttgggagtagaataaaacaaatataatctatttcgtgattaaaactcatttatcacttcaaaatatgagcatactagactatttaaagcgaaataaaaaaaaaatcaaaacaaaaattttagacttaaaaaaattgttgttagaaaaacgtttttccctaaaatatgcccaatttgcaatgtatggacgacttttagtaaatttaattacgaaactttttgcttaaggatgatcaaaatctgaaatggccgtttttttttttaaatcgactttaaagttttgaatcattgttttttcggtgtagaaaatgtttttttttattttttcaatatttttttctaaaacttcaggaaatttcacgacagtcccccatacaacacttttttgtaggtcttaccgttttcgagttatacgggtttaaaaaaaagtaaaaaaaactttgacccttttcaaatgttagtctagatcgattttgaaaatacaaaatatgcaaagtatcttatgtcgaattcgtttttgaacctaggttggaactggcgcaacccgttctgaatcacggtttcaaccccaacccgattcaggttcgaccgaactacaatttgtttgacattggtttgtttatgtgttgatcaccgacccagttcctaaaaacgaaaacgacattagtttcacatacttttgacatccagaaagtttcattgaattctgaaggggtgctgccaatcgcgtgtcgagttggcgtgaaatccgtcattagagattctttcgaatcgaTCTGAAATATCTTGAACTTGATCATAGACAGTTGATGGTTTCTATTACGTAACATAACAGAAATAGCAAGAAAAATAAGAACACTTCGGCCCTCGAACATTAAAACTACTACCCAGTACCCATTCCTAACAAATACAATAACGCATTGCGGAAGCTATGCATAACGTTACTTACATGCTCCGTCCACGTCGTAGTTGGTTAGATCATTTGAAATAGTACGGGAAAACTCGAGGATGTTACACCACTGATCCTTGTTGATCACTTTGTACTTGGACTGCTCGAGAAACTGAGCGAATTGTGCATAGAGGGGCCAGTGCTTGCCGAGCAGTAACTGCAGCATCGCTTTCGCCGTCTCAATGTCCATACTGCGCTGATCTTTATCCTGTCGATGGAGTAAAAAGTGTTGAACATTCATGAACAATCTATTACAAATACAAAGACCTACCCTAGCGAAATCGTACGCGTATCTGTAGATGGTTTTGAACGCGTTCGGATCGTTCAGTAGATTGCGCAGGTAGTCGAGCTTGCACTGTACTTTGCCGGCCGTATCGCACTGCAGATCCGTCAGCCCTTTCAGCCACTCGCTCTGTGTGAAGAAGCCCATCTGGCGGGCACCCATTTTGTACGCCAGCACCAGCATCGCAACGTTTTCCGGTTCAACGCCAATATCTTCGCAGAACTTTTCCATACCCTCCGGACCTGGAGAAAAAAGGAAATCGACTGTTTAGCGTCTTCCGTAAGAACAAAAGATGACTGACCGCAATCGGTTGCCCCACGATATCACAATATTTGTCGAGGATACATAATATGCGTTTTCTGTTAAATTAGAAGGGTTTAAACACCATTTACTATGATTAATCTGTTTAGAAAAATAAGTTGATCGATTTTTGCCCGACCTGACTcaggaggacaccggaataactccggttATAGGAAATAaatgggtggtaaatgactggacatgAGTGTACgcatcaaaataatccaaacgtcattgttacgtgaaaacatacgtggttttttccatcgcacttttcacgtagctcttacgttaatcataggtagcccagaactaacgcatgaacttttgaacttcgttcattccaccggcgctacatgtaagagctacgtggattttccggtagcctttacgaagcgtttcaataggacctagatgattttgcattaaattaactagaataaagaccaaccttatctctaataggcttcggaagaaaactaattcccaattggaaaatgtaaacaaaactaaaagattgtgatatttttatattcaatctgagcattgtCAATCTTGTTTCCCAaatcaagactaacaattcaaaaggcctcatctccaaaaagtaaacaatgagaaaaatgcaatcttgttttgtcaaacaataaatcaaatttaaattattaatttaagcattgtatgatattttatcgtccagaaagtcgatggataaactgatttgtagctatgaatattcattactatcattttagcagaaaatcctgctaaaaaaacgagtcaaaggaaatgaggcttttatttcaccaaaagctgtgcagcccttttcatttgtggccatagacgccggccgacgctgatgaggcctgtgagttgacgcctttgtttactctaaaatgtgttgaggccttctagttgtggcttgttttttcatcatcttctgatgtggccttttgaaaatcattcaaaattgatgatgaaataagaaatttgaagtgtagaagagtgttaagtggtgaagtaaagtacatggagatccctagagcaagagaagattcgtgcggtcgattaaatatgtgattgattgaacccttcgtcatccatcaacattatgtatgtgctacgcgagtttgtcgtcgagaaaatgtatggaaatattggttcaattgaaataatattacaattgaacgttatttttcatgcaattgaaaccaaatcgtgtttttgttgataatttgtgaagtacagacaggctgacacaggtattattaggtagtatgatacaaaatacatcagtctacaggaacccgataatgttcgccgtttagataaccactgtataaaataatacaaggagcagtcgctccgtagtataacctgcatctacttagtgaatttggaacgtttttcgcaatctacattgcaattttgatgtttatttaacaggcctcaactcggtttccgtcagatatagaaatgaggcctttttgagaaaaggccgcatttgcgatgaatatcctggttagcggaaaatgagatggggccttttagaaaaatgttattttttcaacttttatgcatattttcaaatgactattgtatgttttagtaacaataggctcttatacactgaaatcagcagaaaaccgatttgtttacattttggacttgaggccttttcaattgttggtcttgaaatgtagtgagtttgttctgttttgttgcagcctacgcgtgctataattgatagaggttataaatcaggtgtaaaatatgaagtaatgcaggggttcttcggtattcaaagcatatttaccttaaaatcaatctaacacaggatttaaagttcagcagcttctgaagttctgcaaaaatcaagcgggcgccatcttaggatttgcgctcaacaccgaatgtacgtacaatatgtagatgtcaaaatgaacttaggcacctacgtgaatttcacgtaactgcgataggtaacctcagtaacaattaccgattcattatttgatggttatgaacggcttagtgatctttatattagtcaggtgaagtggaggcaaaatgaatttggaatgatctacgtgatttttcacgtagcaatgacgtttgagTTTTTTTGAGTGTACCATTGGTGCTTCGCGTATTTGCAGGCAGGGCTGCCATATATACAGATTTACCTGTATTACACAGATATTTTTATTctgacacagattcaatttgtatggaacacagattttttttcaacaatttttgtatggacacagattttctaacctggtggatacagattttctatcaaatcattTGGCAGCTTTGCCTGCaggtgagcaattctcgctgaaactaggccgccatcggcacccatcgtaagaattccaattttatgtcactgatcgctagtttttgataaaacttaagggtggtcctttctgttttctcaaattggtggacccctcgtacgacagctagctgaacagtttgcaaaaaagaccattttttgataaatcttgggtattacTTCACGTggtatgtctcatatttcgcttggaacacatagcaaacttagtggcatcgtatagagaaaggatatagctttcatttgaaatcgaaaaaaaattggcggccattttgaatttggccgccatcttgaattttgtaagaaaaatcgtttttttttcaccattagcgcaccgctaattttgaattctgagatcaccatcagaaagctgaggaaaaattgcgtaagatagacTACAGAAACtgggtgagcaatggtatttaccctatcaaatgaacgattttctaaatcatgttctacgattttgacgtatatggcgaatgcaatcaatacaaaaaaaaatgtactacaaagaaacaagttttcaactttTGGTGTTTTatcgagtcgagtaaagaataagaatattattttaagtgaaaaaaatctggcggccatcttggattttgacgccatcttggttttaagtagtagaatgagttttcaccttgttagcactcaacatgttgaatttcaatgctaccATTACACTTATTATTCTTCTTGtacttctttttcctgacgttacgttcctactggaacagagccaacccctcagcttaactagctttaaaaacaaatgatcaaatttgatttttaacgcttatttgctacttaaatgattcttctgcatatcttcgagttgacaAATAccattatttatttcatttatttggtcaacAATCAAtcaacagctgagataagatcagttgaacagctgagataagataagaaaaatagaatctgattgttattttgttatagttcaacatgatgagcactggtATGGTAAAACATCATTTAACTgttaaaaaccaagatggcgtcaaaatccaagattcccgccagattttccaaactcGAAATAAATCACCTgtgtttcggcattacgtccacattagaacaaaacctgcttttCATCTTTTCATTTCGCTATTTCTCACATGCATGATACTTTATGGTTCAGAAAATCATGGatgtttttttgcttcaaaatgtgagatttccattctaaatcaatgcacttttttcaatgttttacgttaaaactacagatattaccacaagacaTACTAATGTCCCGTTGcccaatctataaacttcattcaatgaacaacaatgcatatggtaaaaaaatgtttgtttaatacagggctggtagcagttggacagcaaaataatagtgactttagtgaccaaaatggtcaaaatagtgaccaaaaagtgacctaGAAGTGACTTCAAAATTACAAGTATTAGTCATTAAAATTACTAGAAATGAAAATACGTTATATGTGTAGCCAATCTACATATTGGGTGAATTTAGAATGTATAGAACTGCAGTAATTTCATATCTTAAACAATAAGATATCCGGAATGAGACAAAAAGATGGCGCATTGAAGATTTGCCATATCATTTTTTTACGAGACGATCATCAACTTGATATAAGTAACTATTTTATATTtctgatttcaatcaaataCATGAACTACGGTACTCGTGATAGAATGTTTAGAATAACTCCTGTTCATGATGAACTTACAggcaaaaattcattgaagattttgaagtagGGATGCAAAACGAATTACTAGAAGCATTTCTCAACAAATCTGTGGAATAAATCGGTGGAAAAATGTTGGTTGAAGACAAAACTGTGGtgaaaatcgtcaaattatttcaAAGTATTCTGACAAATCCTTACAGAATTACAAATTCAAAAacgaatgaaaaattaaaactcaagCTAAACTTTCGacagaatttctgtaaaattaaacaatttcttccaaataaacAACGGTAACTCGTGAACAAAACTGCTTATTGGCAAACTCGAGACAAACCAAATTTGATGAATGTCTTGCATAAAGATTAAGAAAATAATTCCATGCatacttaaaatatttatatttcaatTGATCGTTTCAATAACTAAattaggttttgaaaacaatcatatcaCCCATTGGCGACTCGTAACCACACGTAATTATTATCGTCCAATAATGTTGAAGCATTCATTATAGTAACGTGTTTTTTGTATAGAAAGAGTTGACCATAGTCGTGTATAAAACTGCCAATAggtaatcaatgaaaacatgcaTAGTTTGTATGTTGGAATATCTAATGTAATATCTGCAATGGTTCCTAGCAAAACTTATACTAGCTattaaaatcatggacgagtttatgacaaactttttgaatttttgttgttatttctAATCGTCTTTGACTTATTCTCCAGTggagttttgatgattttctttTAGGAGGCAGGTTTAGGATTCCTTCTATAGCCGTAGATTgctgcaaaaagtttactagTAATTTATTCAGCACGTCTGTTAGATATTAGTCCGGCTTTGtgtcaaaatttatcaaaatatttcggACAAAAATTTCTTCCCGAAGTCGCTTCCTAAGTTTTGCCAGAATCTTCTCCAAAACTTTTCCCcggaaatttttacattttccgtTGGAAATGTCTATGGAATATTCacctgaattcttccagaaagttagTTGGGAGTCTCTATTTTGATTGAGTCAAGAATCTTAacactttgatttcaaaatcacaCTATAGTTGCCTTGATAATGATAAATATCTATTTCTTTTTGATTATGTTTAAAGTGCTACCCTGTCTTAgatttctcgcatactctgagataacgccctaaaagccattggtagccacgtgtgtagctcgttgtttctgagcaaatgaaagaataagcatccaaaccaacatcacaggcaggtagataatgatcctttcttgcacatagtgttgttaaataacatgaaaatccattcaaatgctcagaaacaacgagctacacacatggttaccttTGGCTTTTAGGGCAAGATCAGAAGTTATACGAGATTTCATTATCATCAGatcacgaaaaaagtgactttagtgaccattttcctgaaaaaagtgactttagtgactttttgtcgaaagtagtgactttttagtgaccaggtcgaaaaaagtgaccaagtcactaaaaagtgacttactaccagccctgttaatacaatcaatgtttttggccggttttcatttattgaatttatttattcattattactgaattcaaagatatgtcgtagttattctgttgtcagaaatcgcattataaaagaaaattgctGTCTAATAACCAGGATTTATAACTAAccaataaagctgagtatcaggctcagttccagtagggacgtaatgtcagaaaaatgaagaataataataagaagagtatacgtaacctttttttattggtagccactaaattcgacatgctgagtgctatcaaggtgacaaattcattcttctacttaaaatcaaaatgACGTCAaaagccaagatggccgccagattttttcacttaaaataatattcttattctttactcgactagaataaaacaccaaagattgaaaacttgttgcTTTGCAgtacaaaaaaagatttttgtattgattacactcgccatatacgtcaaaatcgtagaacatgatttagaaaatcgctcatttgatagggtaaataccattgctcacctagtttctgtagcctaccttacgcaatttttcctcagctttctggtGGTGATCTCGGAATTCAAAAATAGCgatgcgctaatggtgaaaaaaagatttttctaacaaaattcaagatggcggccaaatttaaaatggccgtcaaatatttttcgatttcaaatgaaagctatatcctttctctatacgatgccactaagtttgctatgtgtttcaagcgaaatatgagacatatcacgtgaagaaatacccaagatttatcaaaaaatgggctctttcgcaaactgttcagctagctggcgtacgaggggtccaccaatttgagaaaacagaaaggatcacccttaagttttatcgataACTAGCGattagtgacataaaattggaattctaacgatgggtgccgatggcggcctggtttcagcgagaattgctcaggtataaaatagatcccatttGTGGTCTTTAGCCtgttgtccagtaactcctatccctacctccctgtggtgccgcctggggtacgaataaccgtagggaagatcgggtaaccaaccctggtgggaccttggtcgtatgctgacaggaaaggagggctcctctcttctgagggtgtagcttatcagagcgtctgttctccatgttgggggcggctcaaaacagcgtctgttctccatgttaggag
It contains:
- the LOC5568418 gene encoding DCN1-like protein 4 isoform X1 yields the protein MPRGKRRSAAEMGPSEDDRHSSKRQRNAYQTSQSSRRYNKVDDAFSQKRCLTWFHEYTTPDDPNTLGPEGMEKFCEDIGVEPENVAMLVLAYKMGARQMGFFTQSEWLKGLTDLQCDTAGKVQCKLDYLRNLLNDPNAFKTIYRYAYDFARDKDQRSMDIETAKAMLQLLLGKHWPLYAQFAQFLEQSKYKVINKDQWCNILEFSRTISNDLTNYDVDGAWPVMLDEFVEWLRLLRSQSTIS
- the LOC5568418 gene encoding DCN1-like protein 4 isoform X2, whose translation is MGDEISRRYNKVDDAFSQKRCLTWFHEYTTPDDPNTLGPEGMEKFCEDIGVEPENVAMLVLAYKMGARQMGFFTQSEWLKGLTDLQCDTAGKVQCKLDYLRNLLNDPNAFKTIYRYAYDFARDKDQRSMDIETAKAMLQLLLGKHWPLYAQFAQFLEQSKYKVINKDQWCNILEFSRTISNDLTNYDVDGAWPVMLDEFVEWLRLLRSQSTIS